catcagattttaaaatcaatatgaGAGTGCcatgtcaataaatgaaaaaactagAAACACCACTCACAGCATTTTGTTTCTCCACCTCACCTTTCTAAGCTCTTTTCCTCTCTCGACGTTATCGCCGTCAACAAATCAGAAAGCTTCTTCCATCTCCCCTCTCTACCTCTTTCAACCACCGCAGAACAATCTTCATCGTCTCCTTTAGCTTCTTCTCGCATACcaatcttcatcttctccttccaTCAGTTTCGATTGACTTCACTCGAATCAATTAGGGTTTTGGAACGTAACAATCGTCTCCTTTCTGCTCTCTCTGACATCTTGTCAAGACCGAGTCTGGGTTTCGTTTCTCGTCGAAGCTGGCTTTTGATGAGATCGATACGGCGAGTTTTGGAGTTAGACCCAGGGAAGGTGACAGCTCTATCTATTGATTTTTAGTTCAGACAAAACATAAGTATATCTGAATTGTATTGGTTCTCTTTTTGTCGTGGAACTAACTTAGATCCGGTAAGGAAGGTGTTGATGCTCCAGAGATACATTGTTCCAGAGAGAAGTAAAGCAGCTTGGCAGATTATACAAGATGTAAGTTACAGATTCTTTCTCCGTACTCTGTTGAGGTTTTGTAatgatttttgatttatttctttGCAGTATTTAATGCCGTTTGTGGAACGGGAGAGATACCAGATTCAAAGCACGTGCAGGCTCCATCCTGATAACGATCTGTACAGGGATCAAGAACAACATAAGGTCCACGTGGATGTATACGAGTGGAAGTGCGGTTACTGCAGGAAGAGTTTCAACGAGGAGAAGTTTCTTGACCAGCACTTCGCCACTAGACATCATATTCTTCTGAATACGGTATTGAGAATGCAGCAAATATGATAGTTCGCTTGAGTGCTTTTGAGCTGAGAATTTTTGCTTGATTGGGTTTCAGACTCGaacaaaaat
The window above is part of the Raphanus sativus cultivar WK10039 unplaced genomic scaffold, ASM80110v3 Scaffold0265, whole genome shotgun sequence genome. Proteins encoded here:
- the LOC130501724 gene encoding uncharacterized protein LOC130501724 encodes the protein MPFVERERYQIQSTCRLHPDNDLYRDQEQHKVHVDVYEWKCGYCRKSFNEEKFLDQHFATRHHILLNTTRTKILFMLSRTGLVEVVPKSHNKFLANMVGVHEEVVLLLLFIHLIRH